A portion of the Verrucomicrobiia bacterium genome contains these proteins:
- a CDS encoding LOG family protein, with translation MIPSRKAYSTGNPQLDQKVHELISKAALSNPDLLEEMVFTAFKLCQENSDRGDIKLMNTTLKELRYAFKTFTPYRKIRKVAIFGSARTSRTAPEYLQARDFAKHIVKKKWMVITGASSGIMHAGNEGAGRANSFGVNIRLPFEQSANPVIADDTKLINFKYFFTRKLIFIRESDATVLCPGGFGTHDEGFENMTLIQTGKSSPRPIVCLDPPKSRYWSSWKNWLINNLAQKGMIDPDDIGLIDFTHSAEKAAEIITNFYRNYHSLRYIRDLLVMRIRRPLTGKKLEKLNRRFKNILMRGTIQQHENPFEEETHETNETQDLTRLSFYFNRRHFALLKHLIEEINEV, from the coding sequence ATGATTCCGAGCCGCAAAGCTTATAGTACGGGAAATCCGCAATTGGACCAGAAGGTCCATGAATTGATCTCCAAGGCCGCGTTGTCGAATCCGGACCTCCTGGAAGAGATGGTTTTTACCGCGTTCAAGCTTTGCCAGGAAAATTCCGACCGCGGCGACATCAAGCTCATGAACACGACTCTCAAAGAGCTCCGCTATGCTTTCAAGACGTTCACGCCTTACCGCAAAATCCGCAAAGTCGCGATCTTTGGCTCGGCCCGCACGTCGCGAACCGCCCCCGAATACCTGCAGGCGCGCGATTTCGCCAAACACATCGTGAAGAAAAAATGGATGGTCATCACCGGCGCGTCTTCGGGAATCATGCACGCTGGCAATGAAGGCGCGGGGCGGGCGAACAGCTTTGGCGTGAACATCCGGCTGCCTTTCGAACAGTCCGCCAATCCCGTCATCGCCGACGATACGAAGCTCATCAATTTCAAATACTTTTTCACCCGGAAACTGATTTTCATCCGCGAATCGGATGCCACGGTGCTTTGTCCCGGCGGTTTCGGAACGCATGATGAAGGCTTCGAGAACATGACGCTAATTCAGACAGGAAAATCCTCGCCGCGCCCGATCGTGTGCCTGGATCCTCCGAAGAGCCGTTACTGGAGCTCCTGGAAAAACTGGCTCATCAACAATCTCGCGCAGAAAGGCATGATTGATCCGGATGACATCGGGCTCATCGACTTTACGCACTCGGCGGAAAAGGCGGCGGAGATCATCACGAATTTCTACCGCAATTATCATTCACTGAGATATATCCGCGATCTTTTGGTGATGAGGATCCGGCGGCCTCTTACTGGAAAGAAACTGGAAAAGCTCAACCGCCGTTTCAAAAATATCCTCATGCGCGGCACGATCCAGCAGCATGAAAATCCGTTCGAAGAAGAAACTCACGAGACGAACGAAACGCAGGACCTCACCCGGCTTTCGTTTTATTTCAACCGGCGCCACTTCGCGCTGTTGAAACACCTGATCGAAGAGATCAACGAAGTCTGA
- a CDS encoding DnaJ domain-containing protein — translation MNGRSKQKDYYEVLGVPESADEDAIKKAYRKLAFQYHPDKNPNNKAAEEKFKAISEAYYVLSDSKRRAQYDQQRKFGAAGGFRGGNSYAGAEGFDFEELLKQFRGSRGGSGSGARGRYSAFSDIFSDLFGGGMGGEPQGHYEYRTAGEPHDYYAADAEREMPPADADVKVALTVSKEKAQKGGTVTFRTPEGKMISVKIPAGTKEGQKLRLARQGRLCSHCRHEGDLILQVRIGK, via the coding sequence ATGAACGGACGATCCAAACAAAAAGACTACTACGAAGTGCTCGGGGTCCCCGAAAGTGCGGATGAGGACGCCATTAAAAAGGCCTATCGCAAGCTGGCCTTTCAATATCATCCGGACAAAAATCCGAACAATAAAGCCGCGGAGGAAAAGTTCAAGGCAATCTCCGAGGCCTACTACGTTTTGAGCGATTCCAAAAGGCGCGCGCAGTATGATCAGCAGCGCAAGTTCGGAGCCGCGGGCGGTTTTCGCGGCGGTAACAGTTATGCCGGCGCCGAGGGTTTTGATTTCGAAGAATTGCTCAAACAATTCCGCGGTTCACGCGGGGGTTCAGGTTCCGGGGCAAGGGGCCGTTACTCAGCCTTCAGCGATATTTTCTCGGATTTGTTCGGGGGCGGCATGGGGGGCGAGCCGCAGGGCCATTACGAATACCGGACCGCGGGAGAACCCCACGACTATTATGCCGCCGATGCGGAAAGAGAAATGCCGCCGGCCGACGCGGACGTCAAAGTCGCGCTGACGGTTTCGAAAGAGAAGGCGCAGAAAGGCGGGACCGTGACGTTCCGCACGCCCGAGGGCAAGATGATTTCGGTCAAAATTCCGGCGGGCACAAAAGAAGGCCAGAAGCTGCGTTTGGCAAGGCAAGGGAGGCTGTGCTCCCATTGCCGGCATGAAGGAGATCTCATCCTGCAGGTCAGGATAGGAAAATAA
- the smpB gene encoding SsrA-binding protein SmpB, with protein MAAPSPIKPVAFNRKAKFDFFILDKFEAGVVLTGAEVKSIREGKINLKDSFVRILRGEAFLFNCHISPYSKIQGHVELEPTRTRKLLLKRDQIDKLAGMVGQKGHAIITLSVYFKQGLVKVEIATARGKKMADKRETIKRRIHDRESEAAIKQHSRKGR; from the coding sequence GTGGCCGCGCCATCTCCGATCAAACCCGTCGCGTTCAATCGCAAGGCCAAATTCGATTTCTTCATCCTCGACAAGTTCGAGGCAGGCGTGGTGCTGACCGGCGCGGAAGTCAAATCCATCAGGGAAGGGAAGATTAACTTGAAGGACAGCTTCGTCCGCATCCTGCGGGGCGAGGCGTTTTTGTTCAACTGCCACATCAGCCCTTATTCCAAAATCCAGGGCCACGTCGAATTGGAGCCAACGCGTACCCGCAAACTTCTTTTGAAACGCGATCAGATCGACAAGCTGGCGGGCATGGTCGGACAAAAGGGGCACGCGATCATCACGCTCTCGGTTTATTTCAAGCAGGGACTCGTCAAAGTCGAGATCGCGACCGCGCGCGGAAAGAAAATGGCGGACAAGCGGGAGACAATCAAGCGGCGCATCCACGACCGGGAATCTGAAGCCGCGATTAAACAACATTCAAGAAAAGGCCGATAA
- a CDS encoding FecR domain-containing protein: MLYVLVLVFAVLAGGGYLVLIPVSAVPPLEITQFSGPVELVDAQGKAVKAERGNLLQMGQQLRTGDGGEADLELAGKIKLRLKPNSEIVLAGPLFYEKKPPMRLLLNRGQAFAVTEKNWNGSNIELQTPDLVSRSQGGYYCLRANPQDNSSGIGLMRGKAEVRKKSSPFSWVPVHGLEEVRAGRDVSKAAPQNISKEEWKQMSEIYELTQKSAAVEALQLDLSKQAGSLFDFVFDHGTFYTPKIGYAGREFFKDDNTGEVYLEIEYDVFTKGTFTGMYIKTRNLDLAKYSALEFEMRRVPDEGIPQSMRLELKSKTGIARAFAAKLPKADWEKVSFPLHVRNETFMTELAIVFLHDRVGQDKKGAVQIRRVNLIPAETPAAPQEAAPEAPKETPVPAPAAQVPAAETPAAETPAV, from the coding sequence TTGCTTTACGTCCTCGTGCTGGTCTTCGCCGTACTCGCGGGAGGCGGCTATCTCGTCCTGATCCCGGTATCGGCCGTGCCTCCGCTGGAAATCACACAGTTTTCCGGACCGGTCGAACTCGTCGACGCGCAGGGCAAGGCCGTGAAAGCGGAGCGCGGAAACCTGCTGCAAATGGGCCAGCAGCTGCGCACCGGCGACGGGGGAGAAGCCGACCTCGAGCTCGCGGGCAAAATAAAATTGAGATTGAAGCCGAATTCCGAAATCGTCCTGGCGGGACCGCTCTTCTACGAAAAGAAACCGCCGATGCGTCTCTTGCTGAATCGCGGCCAGGCTTTCGCGGTCACAGAAAAAAATTGGAACGGTTCCAACATTGAGCTGCAGACTCCGGACCTTGTGTCGCGGAGCCAGGGAGGCTATTACTGTCTGCGCGCCAATCCGCAGGACAACAGCTCCGGCATCGGGCTCATGCGCGGCAAAGCGGAAGTCAGAAAGAAATCGTCCCCGTTCTCCTGGGTGCCCGTGCACGGCCTGGAAGAAGTCAGGGCCGGCCGGGACGTTTCCAAAGCCGCGCCTCAAAATATTTCCAAGGAAGAGTGGAAACAAATGTCCGAAATTTACGAGCTGACACAAAAAAGCGCGGCAGTGGAGGCCCTTCAGCTCGATTTGTCGAAGCAGGCAGGCAGCCTTTTCGACTTCGTCTTCGACCATGGGACGTTTTATACGCCTAAGATCGGCTATGCCGGCCGGGAATTTTTTAAGGATGACAACACCGGCGAGGTCTATCTGGAAATCGAGTACGACGTCTTTACAAAGGGCACTTTCACGGGCATGTACATCAAGACCCGCAATCTTGACCTGGCAAAATATTCCGCCCTCGAGTTCGAGATGAGGCGGGTGCCGGATGAAGGAATCCCTCAATCCATGCGCCTTGAGCTGAAAAGCAAGACGGGCATTGCCAGGGCCTTTGCCGCGAAACTTCCGAAAGCGGATTGGGAGAAAGTTTCTTTTCCTCTCCACGTGCGCAATGAGACGTTTATGACCGAGCTCGCGATTGTTTTTCTGCATGACCGCGTCGGGCAGGACAAAAAAGGCGCCGTTCAGATCCGGCGAGTCAACCTGATTCCCGCGGAAACTCCCGCCGCTCCGCAGGAGGCCGCGCCGGAGGCCCCGAAAGAAACGCCGGTTCCCGCGCCGGCCGCACAAGTCCCCGCCGCAGAAACCCCCGCCGCGGAAACCCCCGCGGTTTGA